A part of Candidatus Cetobacterium colombiensis genomic DNA contains:
- a CDS encoding NUDIX hydrolase, producing the protein MFFNLKKEIYNYLPFNEQEKVDKEVILNLLETEDNLLSRENKICHFTASSWIVNKDKTKVLMIHHNIYNSWSWTGGHADNEENLLEVSIKEAKEETGLKSISPILEEIYSIEILTVDGHMKNNQYVSSHLHLNVTYLLEADEENPLYIKPDENSGVQWFELKDIEKVSNEENMKVIYRKLNKKLESFCEG; encoded by the coding sequence ATGTTTTTTAATTTAAAAAAAGAAATTTATAATTATTTACCTTTTAATGAACAAGAGAAAGTTGATAAAGAAGTCATTTTAAATTTGCTAGAAACAGAAGATAATCTTTTGAGTAGAGAAAATAAAATATGTCATTTTACAGCTTCTTCTTGGATAGTTAATAAGGATAAAACAAAAGTTTTGATGATACATCACAATATTTATAACTCTTGGTCTTGGACTGGAGGACATGCGGATAATGAAGAAAACCTTTTAGAAGTATCTATAAAAGAGGCTAAAGAGGAAACAGGATTAAAAAGTATAAGTCCAATATTAGAAGAAATTTATTCTATTGAGATATTAACAGTTGATGGACATATGAAAAATAATCAATATGTTTCGTCCCATTTACATCTTAATGTAACTTATTTATTAGAGGCTGATGAAGAGAATCCATTATATATTAAACCGGATGAAAATAGTGGTGTTCAATGGTTTGAATTGAAAGACATTGAAAAAGTTTCAAATGAAGAGAATATGAAAGTTATTTATAGAAAATTGAATAAAAAGTTAGAATCCTTTTGTGAAGGATAA
- a CDS encoding helix-turn-helix domain-containing protein: MLSVVIPYNKDFNKTELSKEFGVPRATIYRWKKILKEKGEL; encoded by the coding sequence ATCCTTAGCGTTGTTATTCCGTATAATAAAGACTTCAATAAGACTGAGTTATCAAAAGAGTTTGGAGTTCCAAGAGCTACTATCTATAGGTGGAAAAAGATACTTAAAGAAAAAGGGGAACTTTAA
- a CDS encoding Tn3 family transposase has protein sequence MIPSLENTGLDIEMITFPKKNRATPSIIINAINIWNTIYLEKALGYLKTIEEVDENLLGNISPLAWEHINLLGEYNFDSNCTTSLEFLRELNID, from the coding sequence ATGATACCATCCCTTGAAAATACTGGGCTAGATATAGAAATGATCACTTTTCCAAAAAAAAACAGAGCTACCCCTTCTATTATTATAAATGCTATTAATATTTGGAATACAATTTACTTAGAAAAAGCTCTTGGATATTTAAAAACAATTGAAGAGGTCGATGAGAATCTATTAGGGAATATATCTCCTCTTGCTTGGGAGCATATTAACCTTTTAGGAGAATATAATTTTGATTCTAATTGTACTACTTCTTTAGAATTTTTAAGAGAGCTAAATATAGATTAA
- a CDS encoding recombinase family protein — protein MKFGYARVSTTDQNLEMQISALEKYGVDKIFSDKATGKNMQRKEFLRLLEQLRKGDTLVIFSLSRLGRKTKELIELIEKFNSEGITLVSLKESIDTNSPMGRAMIGMISIFAELERELITERVKEGVKNARARGRLGGRPRIDSEKVKEALALYHTEHYSVQEIIKKTGVSKATLYRRLSELEAKNENN, from the coding sequence ATGAAATTTGGATATGCAAGAGTTTCTACTACAGACCAAAATTTAGAAATGCAGATCAGTGCACTGGAAAAATATGGAGTGGATAAAATATTTTCAGATAAAGCGACTGGAAAGAATATGCAGAGAAAAGAATTTTTAAGATTGTTAGAGCAACTGAGGAAAGGAGATACACTTGTGATTTTTTCTCTTTCCAGACTTGGAAGGAAAACTAAAGAGCTCATTGAACTGATCGAGAAATTCAACTCAGAGGGAATTACCTTAGTATCACTCAAGGAAAGTATAGACACCAACTCACCAATGGGAAGAGCTATGATCGGTATGATCTCCATCTTTGCTGAACTTGAAAGAGAACTGATTACCGAAAGAGTGAAAGAAGGGGTAAAAAATGCAAGAGCCAGAGGCAGACTTGGCGGAAGGCCTCGTATTGACAGTGAAAAAGTAAAGGAAGCCTTAGCCCTTTATCATACAGAGCATTATTCAGTACAGGAGATCATAAAGAAAACAGGAGTTTCTAAAGCTACACTCTACAGAAGGCTTTCCGAGCTAGAGGCTAAAAATGAAAACAACTAA
- a CDS encoding DUF4158 domain-containing protein codes for MKTTNSLLLTEKERIELLTIKITKNEIISNFTLSPKEILDIKNIYNSHSQLGYAIQLLYLKNLGRTIPLSAGEIPLEPLQYISRTVGYKVHLFSKISRY; via the coding sequence ATGAAAACAACTAATAGTCTCTTGCTTACTGAAAAAGAAAGAATCGAGTTACTGACTATCAAGATAACTAAGAATGAAATTATAAGTAATTTTACACTATCCCCAAAAGAGATTTTGGATATAAAAAATATCTATAATTCTCATAGTCAATTAGGGTATGCCATACAACTACTTTATCTTAAAAATCTTGGAAGAACAATCCCCTTATCGGCCGGAGAAATCCCGCTAGAACCTCTTCAATATATAAGCCGAACAGTTGGATATAAAGTACATCTATTTTCAAAGATATCTCGATATTGA